A stretch of the Gemmatimonadota bacterium genome encodes the following:
- a CDS encoding ADP-ribosylation factor-like protein, whose product MSMINYASREINCKVVYYGTGLGGKTTNLENIYSRVNPETRGKMISLATETDRTLFFDFLPIDLGSIRGFKTRFHLYTVPGQVYYNASRKLILKGVDGIIFVADSQPHRTEANIEAMHNLYENLEAYGYDLSSIPFVIQYNKRDLPDTTPVEQLRAGLNPGGVADFEAVALEGTGVFETLQAVSKMVVKTLS is encoded by the coding sequence ATGTCCATGATCAACTACGCCTCCCGTGAGATCAACTGCAAGGTGGTGTATTACGGGACGGGGCTCGGCGGGAAGACGACGAATCTGGAGAACATCTATTCCCGTGTGAATCCGGAGACGCGCGGGAAGATGATCTCCCTCGCGACCGAAACCGACCGGACACTTTTTTTCGACTTCCTTCCCATCGATCTCGGATCCATCCGGGGGTTCAAAACACGCTTCCACCTTTACACGGTTCCGGGACAGGTCTACTACAACGCGAGCCGGAAGCTCATCCTGAAGGGTGTGGACGGGATCATCTTCGTCGCCGACTCGCAGCCGCATCGCACCGAGGCGAACATCGAGGCAATGCACAACCTCTACGAAAATCTCGAGGCATACGGATACGACCTTTCCTCCATTCCATTCGTCATCCAATACAACAAGCGGGACCTCCCCGACACGACGCCCGTCGAGCAGCTCAGGGCCGGGCTGAATCCGGGCGGCGTAGCCGACTTCGAGGCGGTGGCCCTTGAGGGGACGGGAGTTTTCGAGACGTTGCAGGCGGTGAGCAAGATGGTCGTGAAGACCTTGAGCTGA
- the recR gene encoding recombination mediator RecR → MSAIDDVTRELGRLPGIGPRTANRLAYHLLRASPDEARRLSRAILALVERIRPCTICGNFTEGERCEICKDPERDGSVICVVEGAFELRSIDRTGEYRGLFHVLGGRLSPLDGIGPEELRLAPLIRRIQESEGGVREVILATNPSVEGEATAVYLEGLIRPLGPRVTRLARGIPVGGDLEYVDGSTLAEALSGRREM, encoded by the coding sequence GTGTCGGCCATTGACGATGTCACGCGGGAGCTCGGACGGTTGCCGGGCATCGGGCCCCGTACCGCGAATCGGCTCGCTTACCACCTCCTTCGGGCATCGCCGGACGAAGCCCGCCGGCTTTCTCGCGCCATCTTGGCGCTTGTCGAGCGCATCCGTCCCTGCACGATCTGCGGGAACTTCACCGAGGGGGAACGGTGCGAAATTTGCAAGGATCCCGAGAGGGACGGGTCGGTGATCTGTGTCGTGGAAGGGGCGTTCGAGCTCCGTTCCATTGACCGCACCGGGGAGTATCGCGGGCTTTTTCACGTGCTCGGGGGTAGGCTTTCCCCCCTGGACGGGATCGGGCCGGAGGAGCTCCGGCTGGCTCCCCTGATTCGCCGGATCCAGGAGTCGGAAGGTGGTGTGAGAGAAGTCATTCTCGCGACGAACCCATCCGTTGAAGGGGAAGCCACGGCAGTCTACCTTGAGGGATTGATTCGCCCCCTCGGGCCGCGGGTGACCCGCCTCGCGCGGGGGATTCCGGTCGGGGGGGATCTGGAATACGTGGACGGCTCCACCCTCGCGGAAGCGCTTTCGGGGCGCCGGGAGATGTGA
- a CDS encoding YbaB/EbfC family nucleoid-associated protein, producing the protein MQKLLQMGQQMQSQMSQIQENLDKREISASSGGGMVTVTVDGKGEIRRIRIDPTVVDPADVEMLEDLVLAAVSEAQGKARGSYEEEMRKLAGGLPFPLKIPGLP; encoded by the coding sequence ATGCAGAAGCTTCTGCAGATGGGGCAGCAGATGCAGTCTCAGATGTCCCAGATTCAGGAGAACCTCGACAAGCGGGAGATCTCAGCCTCCTCGGGGGGTGGGATGGTCACGGTCACCGTGGACGGAAAAGGGGAAATTCGGCGGATCCGCATCGATCCCACTGTGGTGGACCCCGCCGACGTCGAGATGCTCGAGGACCTCGTGCTCGCCGCCGTTTCGGAGGCACAGGGGAAGGCGCGCGGGAGCTACGAAGAGGAGATGAGGAAGCTGGCGGGCGGGCTTCCCTTTCCTCTCAAGATTCCTGGGCTTCCCTGA
- the dnaX gene encoding DNA polymerase III subunit gamma/tau, whose product MSHTALARKYRPRRFAEVAAQEHVSETLRRAVVTDRVGHAYLFCGPRGVGKTTLARVLAMSLNCAHRAADGEPCGKCGDCERIWSGTTSLDVVEIDAASNRGVDDARDLRERAMYAPSEEGRFKVYIVDEAHMLTREAWNALLKILEEPPPRVIFIFATTEPQKIGQSAAPILSRCQRFDFRRVGVAEIVARLEEIVEREGLRATDDALRVIARKADGGMRDGLSILDQVLALSEGEVSGEAVRRVLGVVADDRYLEFFDLLERGDRGAIFRLVEELLDQGYDLIEFYYGLMDAVRTLLRIRVGGDAGDIPEERRSGWEEHARFFEPADLIRMLGMAAELETGGSLRRSAQPRVLIELLLLRFSYLDRTVELEELLGALGGAPEGDGSAFRPAPRRSPMAPVGGARFEPAPGHVPSRGRLATQPSPNAGQAPSPPPAAAVPPPPESGKALAESGLETAWKPGATEEEARVSTADVRAGRLEDLLRAEPGLRPAVRALDLELLD is encoded by the coding sequence GTGTCGCACACCGCTCTCGCTCGTAAATACCGCCCTCGGCGCTTCGCCGAAGTCGCCGCGCAGGAGCACGTCTCCGAGACGCTCCGCCGCGCCGTGGTGACCGATCGCGTGGGGCATGCCTACCTCTTTTGCGGTCCCCGGGGGGTGGGAAAAACTACTCTCGCGCGTGTGCTCGCGATGTCGCTGAATTGTGCGCACCGCGCAGCGGACGGAGAGCCGTGCGGGAAGTGCGGGGACTGCGAGCGGATCTGGAGCGGCACCACGTCGCTCGACGTGGTCGAAATCGACGCGGCGTCGAACCGCGGCGTGGACGATGCGCGCGACCTCCGCGAGCGGGCGATGTATGCCCCTTCCGAAGAGGGTCGGTTCAAGGTCTACATCGTAGATGAGGCGCACATGCTGACCCGGGAGGCGTGGAACGCCCTCCTCAAGATCCTCGAGGAACCTCCTCCGCGCGTCATCTTCATCTTTGCGACGACCGAGCCGCAGAAGATCGGACAGTCGGCTGCCCCGATCCTCTCCCGCTGCCAGCGCTTTGATTTCCGCCGGGTCGGCGTCGCGGAGATCGTGGCGCGCCTCGAGGAGATCGTGGAGCGGGAGGGGCTCCGTGCAACCGATGACGCACTCCGGGTCATCGCGCGGAAAGCGGACGGCGGGATGCGGGACGGGCTCTCGATCCTCGACCAGGTCCTCGCGCTCTCCGAGGGAGAGGTTTCAGGCGAGGCCGTGCGCAGAGTCCTCGGTGTCGTCGCCGACGACCGCTACCTCGAGTTCTTCGACCTTCTCGAGCGGGGCGACCGCGGCGCGATCTTCCGCCTCGTGGAGGAGCTGCTCGACCAGGGGTACGATCTGATCGAGTTTTATTACGGGCTCATGGATGCGGTTCGGACCCTCCTTCGTATCCGTGTTGGAGGCGATGCGGGGGACATTCCCGAGGAACGCCGGAGCGGATGGGAGGAGCATGCACGTTTCTTCGAGCCTGCCGACCTCATCCGAATGCTCGGGATGGCCGCGGAGCTGGAAACGGGCGGGAGCCTTCGGCGGAGCGCTCAGCCACGCGTCTTGATCGAGCTCCTCCTACTTCGTTTTTCCTATCTGGACCGGACGGTGGAGCTGGAGGAGCTCCTCGGTGCTCTTGGTGGAGCGCCGGAGGGTGATGGGTCGGCCTTTCGCCCCGCGCCCCGCAGAAGCCCCATGGCTCCGGTGGGAGGGGCGCGGTTCGAGCCCGCGCCGGGGCACGTTCCATCGCGGGGCCGCCTCGCCACGCAGCCGAGCCCCAACGCCGGCCAAGCTCCGTCGCCGCCGCCTGCCGCAGCTGTTCCCCCGCCGCCGGAGAGCGGAAAGGCGCTCGCGGAGTCCGGCCTCGAGACGGCTTGGAAACCCGGCGCCACGGAAGAGGAGGCGAGGGTGTCCACCGCCGACGTCCGGGCAGGTCGCCTGGAGGACCTCCTTCGCGCGGAACCGGGCCTACGGCCTGCGGTAAGAGCACTGGACCTCGAGCTCCTGGACTAG
- a CDS encoding YraN family protein, with translation MGVGHERGREGEELAARFFLARGWRILDRNWRSGHAELDLVIHRDGVVSFVEVKTRATPGCGDPLEAVTWKKRREIARVAGAWLATRGRTLEGPFGVRFDAVAVDVTPGRTPAVRHVADAWRIGDP, from the coding sequence ATGGGGGTGGGACACGAGCGGGGTCGCGAGGGCGAGGAGCTGGCCGCCCGCTTCTTCCTTGCGCGCGGGTGGCGAATTCTGGACCGGAACTGGCGGTCGGGTCACGCGGAGCTGGACCTCGTGATCCACCGCGACGGCGTCGTGTCTTTCGTCGAGGTAAAGACACGGGCGACGCCGGGGTGCGGCGACCCGCTCGAGGCGGTGACCTGGAAAAAGCGGCGGGAAATCGCTCGGGTCGCAGGTGCTTGGCTCGCCACCCGCGGCCGCACCCTCGAGGGGCCTTTCGGCGTGCGCTTCGACGCGGTGGCGGTGGATGTCACCCCGGGACGAACCCCGGCAGTCCGGCACGTCGCTGACGCATGGCGGATCGGCGATCCGTAA
- a CDS encoding adenosine deaminase family protein: MGHAGRLLPSRVSPILPPMSESAARETLDFIRALPKTETHLHLEGALPWDFLRRLDPLRFRDVPASWREDFRFASFSHFEEELLGYVFAWFVTPERYHQAAQAIFQHHLEQNVKYVECSFASGVVEFGGVDGEATAQAIRDAVPSELTVRIFLGIHRNGYNERTRDFLDACVGWSALDGLDLHGPETLTLERWSARLWRQAREAGKHTKAHAGEFGGPESVRQVLDELGVRRIEHGVRAVEDPRLVERLRNEGIALDVCPTSNVKLGVAASLESHPLRALFDAGVTCTVSSDDPISFGNCLTDEYVALAARMGFSRRELARVALNGFRVALCDRAVVAPHVAELEALAGEG; the protein is encoded by the coding sequence ATGGGCCACGCCGGCCGCTTGCTCCCGTCGAGGGTCTCCCCTATCCTCCCGCCGATGTCCGAGTCCGCCGCGAGAGAAACGCTCGACTTCATCCGAGCCCTTCCCAAGACCGAGACGCACCTCCACTTGGAGGGAGCCCTTCCCTGGGACTTCCTCCGCCGGTTGGATCCCTTGCGATTTCGCGATGTCCCGGCCTCCTGGCGCGAGGATTTTCGCTTCGCTTCCTTCTCGCATTTCGAAGAAGAGCTCCTCGGCTACGTCTTCGCGTGGTTTGTAACCCCTGAGCGCTATCATCAAGCTGCACAAGCAATTTTCCAACATCATCTAGAGCAAAACGTGAAGTACGTGGAGTGCAGCTTCGCATCGGGAGTCGTCGAATTCGGAGGCGTGGACGGGGAAGCCACGGCGCAGGCCATCCGGGACGCGGTACCCTCGGAGCTGACGGTGCGGATCTTCTTGGGAATCCACCGAAACGGTTACAACGAGAGGACTCGGGACTTCCTCGACGCATGTGTCGGGTGGAGCGCCCTCGACGGCCTCGACCTGCATGGCCCCGAGACACTCACTCTCGAACGCTGGTCCGCGAGGCTCTGGCGGCAGGCGCGGGAAGCGGGGAAACACACGAAGGCCCACGCCGGTGAGTTCGGCGGACCCGAGAGCGTTCGTCAGGTCCTCGACGAGCTCGGAGTCCGGCGCATCGAGCACGGGGTGCGCGCGGTCGAGGACCCTCGGCTCGTCGAACGCCTCCGGAACGAGGGGATCGCCCTCGACGTCTGCCCGACCAGCAACGTGAAGCTCGGCGTCGCGGCGAGCCTCGAGTCGCACCCTCTTCGAGCGCTCTTCGATGCGGGGGTCACCTGCACGGTGAGCTCGGACGACCCCATCTCCTTCGGCAACTGCCTCACCGACGAATACGTCGCGCTCGCGGCGCGGATGGGATTTTCGAGAAGGGAACTCGCTCGAGTCGCGCTGAACGGCTTCCGGGTCGCGCTCTGCGACCGCGCCGTCGTCGCCCCCCACGTCGCGGAGCTGGAGGCGCTGGCCGGTGAGGGTTGA
- a CDS encoding ribonuclease Z translates to MRLTIVGSGTLLPDDGHRSAGHLLDWEEGKLLLDCGSGVLHGLARDGLDWRGITHVALSHFHTDHVGDLAPLLWAWTHGVPTAEALPRTVLGPPGLRAFLDALAAAYGSFVHEPGGILTVVELEREGSWEDVAMGLRVRTYPARHTPEAVVLRVEVGGRDVGYTGDTGPGPALGAFFRGVDVLVSECAVADGSNVTIHLSPFEVAALAREAAPGRLILTHLYPGVPRESLAEVLVALGVSAPVTVVDDGFAFEL, encoded by the coding sequence GTGCGGCTGACGATCGTGGGCTCCGGGACCCTCCTCCCGGACGATGGGCACCGTTCGGCCGGACACCTCCTCGATTGGGAGGAGGGGAAGCTCCTCCTGGACTGCGGTTCGGGCGTCCTACACGGGCTCGCCCGCGACGGCCTCGACTGGCGGGGCATCACGCACGTCGCGCTTTCACACTTCCACACGGACCATGTCGGGGATCTGGCGCCCCTGCTCTGGGCCTGGACGCATGGCGTGCCTACGGCGGAAGCCCTTCCGAGGACCGTGCTCGGCCCCCCTGGGCTCCGCGCCTTCCTGGATGCGCTCGCCGCCGCCTACGGATCGTTCGTCCACGAGCCGGGTGGGATTCTGACCGTCGTCGAGCTGGAGCGCGAGGGAAGCTGGGAGGACGTCGCCATGGGGCTAAGGGTCCGGACGTATCCCGCGCGTCACACGCCCGAGGCCGTGGTCCTTCGTGTGGAGGTCGGAGGCCGTGACGTTGGGTACACGGGGGATACCGGCCCCGGTCCCGCACTCGGGGCCTTCTTCCGGGGGGTGGATGTGCTCGTGAGCGAGTGCGCCGTGGCGGACGGATCCAACGTGACGATCCACCTCTCCCCCTTCGAGGTCGCGGCGCTCGCGCGTGAGGCGGCGCCGGGCCGGCTGATCCTCACCCACCTCTATCCGGGTGTGCCGCGCGAGTCTCTCGCGGAGGTCCTGGTCGCCCTGGGGGTGAGCGCGCCAGTGACGGTCGTGGACGACGGTTTCGCGTTCGAACTCTGA
- the smc gene encoding chromosome segregation protein SMC, which translates to MKLHALRLHGFKSFADRTEIVFHDGITAIVGPNGCGKSNISDAIRWVLGEQRPTAIRGAKMEEAIFQGTVNRRPVNRGSVAMEVTNEDGALPVPFKEVEIARTMYRDGGSDYLLNRSACRLRDIQDLCRDTGLGANAYAVIENRMIDAILSDRAEERRGLFEEAAGIGKYKDRRRAATRRLERAELDLQRLEDLIAEVQSKVRSLARQKGKAERFRELRTRRLDVEVAVVRGQLTALEERLAEVRKELSGGVVRDEGLRAGIAAAEGRLEALRVDQVTVERARREAGARVDEVRGALVRWERELAVAEERAAFSDRRLIQIETERVEASARAERAARSEEELGERRAAIGIELERLVEAIAVQVERGRTVRDALTQARGALAEVENREREVALRMARLHGDAAAAETRGTELERRIEHLDHELAEARDTLSEVASQGDLFTDRVAGLERATERATQALEEALAAVGLSREELQAARAEELAAQDRHGSLAARSEALSGLERDQEGADGAVPAVLARNLDGVAGTLAEALRVPAELARTVDAVLGIHLRALVVRDSRVATELARWFAEEWKGGGGLILLPLDRVPEVPGTGGLLERLTVQGPGAPWARALLDGVELAGSAGGRKSAVSGARGDRVSPDGAWFERGGIFRIGNPLGATGLLEKKEGLKKLAKDVRNAAKALEAARGARAEREGRLAALEGALEMAREKLRGAEDAFRIARSQEEARSERNDRAARIVEELDEQLSLTKRARERATEQVREAIGEREGLLEEENGLRTKRGEARERLDAAQDRWEEMRVEESRLTVDRARVEGEISRLDERLEHFAADKQGAIARREALDTEEAELQAERARVAALREEGKTEMERLFALRSEADREFEEKDTALTDLHAAISEAEAKARQTRAAEREGSERRHALELEDQDLQGRTARLHDRLEAEWGRPFSRLVEEAREIEGDEEELRLELRDIVEALERLGPVNMLAVEEHEEESERLTFLTEQRDDLVQARNDLRAAIREINQTATRLFSDTFEAIRGNFRETFLRLFQGGECDLWLSNPDDPLESDVEIHAAPRGKKTQRIELLSGGERALTALSLLFGIYLVKPSPFCVLDEVDAPLDESNIGRFIRLLQEFKAKTQFVVITHNPRTIEAADWIYGVTMEEPGISTIVGVRLDEALEVAGA; encoded by the coding sequence ATGAAGCTCCACGCCCTTCGCCTTCACGGCTTCAAATCCTTCGCCGATCGCACGGAGATCGTTTTCCACGACGGCATCACGGCCATCGTCGGACCGAACGGCTGCGGAAAGTCGAACATCTCGGACGCGATTCGCTGGGTCCTCGGGGAGCAGCGCCCGACCGCCATCCGCGGCGCGAAGATGGAGGAGGCCATCTTCCAGGGAACGGTGAACCGCCGTCCCGTGAACCGGGGATCGGTCGCGATGGAGGTGACGAACGAAGACGGTGCGCTTCCGGTGCCCTTCAAGGAAGTGGAAATCGCGCGAACGATGTACCGCGACGGGGGAAGCGACTATCTCCTCAATCGCTCCGCCTGCCGTCTCCGGGACATCCAGGACCTCTGCCGCGACACGGGGCTCGGCGCGAACGCTTACGCCGTGATCGAAAACCGGATGATCGACGCGATCCTCTCGGACCGGGCCGAAGAAAGGCGCGGGCTCTTCGAAGAGGCGGCGGGGATCGGGAAATACAAGGACCGGAGGCGGGCTGCCACTCGGCGGCTCGAGCGCGCGGAGCTGGATCTGCAGCGCCTGGAGGACCTGATCGCCGAGGTGCAGAGCAAGGTGCGTTCGCTCGCCCGCCAGAAAGGGAAGGCGGAACGATTCCGGGAGCTCCGCACCCGGCGCCTCGACGTCGAAGTCGCAGTCGTGCGGGGGCAGCTCACGGCGCTGGAAGAGCGGCTGGCGGAGGTGCGGAAGGAGCTTTCCGGAGGTGTCGTGCGGGACGAAGGTCTCAGGGCCGGAATCGCCGCCGCGGAGGGCCGCCTCGAGGCACTGCGAGTGGACCAGGTGACGGTTGAACGGGCGCGCCGGGAAGCGGGGGCTCGGGTGGACGAGGTGAGAGGGGCGCTCGTGCGCTGGGAGCGCGAGCTCGCGGTCGCGGAGGAAAGGGCGGCGTTCTCGGACCGGCGCCTGATCCAGATCGAGACCGAACGTGTCGAGGCGTCCGCGCGCGCGGAACGGGCGGCACGTTCGGAAGAGGAGCTGGGAGAAAGGAGGGCGGCGATCGGGATCGAGCTCGAGCGACTCGTCGAAGCCATCGCCGTCCAGGTCGAGCGCGGCCGGACGGTCCGGGACGCGCTCACCCAGGCACGGGGCGCTCTGGCCGAGGTCGAAAACCGAGAGCGGGAGGTTGCCCTTCGCATGGCGCGCCTCCACGGAGACGCGGCCGCGGCGGAGACCCGCGGAACGGAACTCGAGCGCCGAATCGAGCACCTCGACCACGAGTTGGCGGAGGCGCGGGACACGCTCTCCGAAGTCGCTTCGCAGGGCGATCTCTTCACCGATCGAGTCGCGGGCCTCGAGCGGGCGACGGAGCGAGCGACCCAGGCGCTAGAGGAGGCCCTCGCCGCCGTCGGGCTGTCGCGAGAGGAGCTGCAGGCGGCCCGGGCGGAAGAGCTGGCGGCGCAAGATCGTCATGGCTCGCTGGCCGCGCGTTCGGAAGCGCTCTCTGGCCTCGAGAGGGACCAGGAGGGAGCGGACGGAGCCGTTCCGGCCGTGCTTGCGCGCAATCTCGACGGCGTCGCGGGGACTCTGGCCGAAGCTCTCCGGGTCCCCGCCGAGCTCGCCCGAACGGTGGACGCCGTGCTCGGAATTCACCTGCGCGCCCTCGTCGTGCGCGACTCCCGGGTTGCGACGGAGCTTGCGCGGTGGTTCGCGGAGGAGTGGAAGGGAGGAGGAGGGCTCATCCTCCTTCCGCTGGACCGGGTGCCCGAGGTCCCCGGAACCGGGGGGCTCCTCGAGAGGCTGACCGTCCAGGGACCCGGAGCGCCCTGGGCCCGAGCGCTCCTGGACGGAGTCGAGCTGGCCGGCTCGGCGGGTGGCCGTAAGTCCGCCGTTTCCGGCGCTCGAGGAGACCGGGTTTCACCGGACGGAGCCTGGTTCGAGCGGGGCGGGATCTTTCGGATCGGAAATCCGTTGGGCGCGACCGGCCTCCTCGAAAAGAAGGAGGGGCTGAAGAAACTCGCGAAGGATGTCCGGAACGCGGCTAAAGCGCTCGAGGCGGCCCGGGGGGCGCGTGCGGAGCGAGAGGGACGGCTCGCCGCGCTCGAAGGGGCCCTCGAAATGGCCCGGGAGAAACTCCGCGGGGCGGAGGATGCATTTCGGATCGCGCGCTCCCAGGAAGAGGCGCGTTCCGAACGAAACGACCGGGCCGCCCGCATCGTCGAGGAGCTCGATGAACAACTCTCCCTGACAAAGCGGGCTCGCGAACGGGCCACCGAGCAGGTCCGGGAGGCGATCGGGGAGCGGGAGGGGCTCCTCGAGGAAGAGAACGGACTACGGACCAAACGGGGCGAAGCGCGGGAGCGGCTCGATGCGGCGCAGGACCGCTGGGAAGAGATGCGCGTCGAAGAGTCTCGCCTCACGGTGGACCGTGCCCGCGTCGAGGGCGAAATTTCCCGGTTGGACGAGCGGCTCGAGCACTTCGCCGCCGACAAGCAGGGGGCGATCGCCCGAAGGGAGGCCCTGGACACGGAAGAAGCCGAGCTCCAAGCCGAGCGGGCCAGAGTGGCAGCGCTCCGCGAAGAGGGCAAGACCGAGATGGAGCGCCTCTTCGCCCTTCGCTCCGAGGCGGACCGGGAGTTCGAGGAGAAGGACACCGCACTGACCGATCTGCATGCGGCCATCAGTGAGGCGGAAGCGAAGGCGCGGCAGACGCGAGCCGCGGAGCGCGAGGGGTCGGAGCGGCGGCACGCCCTCGAGCTCGAAGATCAGGACCTTCAGGGACGCACGGCTCGCCTTCACGACCGGCTCGAGGCCGAGTGGGGGCGACCCTTCTCGCGATTGGTCGAGGAGGCCCGCGAAATCGAGGGGGACGAAGAGGAGCTGCGACTCGAGCTGCGCGACATCGTCGAGGCGCTGGAGCGGTTGGGTCCGGTGAACATGCTCGCGGTGGAGGAGCACGAGGAGGAAAGCGAACGCCTCACCTTCCTGACCGAGCAGCGCGACGATCTCGTGCAGGCGCGAAACGACCTCCGCGCGGCGATCCGTGAAATCAACCAGACGGCCACCCGGCTCTTTTCGGACACCTTCGAGGCGATCCGCGGAAATTTTCGGGAAACCTTTCTTCGCCTCTTCCAGGGCGGGGAGTGCGATCTCTGGCTCTCCAACCCGGACGATCCCCTCGAATCCGACGTCGAGATCCACGCCGCGCCCCGCGGGAAAAAGACGCAGCGGATCGAGCTCCTCTCGGGAGGGGAGCGGGCGCTCACGGCGCTTTCGCTCCTCTTCGGCATCTACCTCGTGAAGCCGTCGCCCTTCTGCGTCCTCGACGAGGTGGACGCTCCCCTGGACGAGTCGAATATCGGGCGCTTCATCCGGCTCCTCCAGGAGTTCAAGGCGAAGACCCAGTTTGTGGTGATCACGCACAACCCTCGAACGATCGAAGCCGCGGATTGGATCTACGGAGTGACGATGGAAGAGCCGGGCATCAGCACGATCGTCGGGGTGCGCCTCGACGAGGCCCTCGAGGTGGCCGGGGCCTGA
- the rsfS gene encoding ribosome silencing factor gives MSAKRKNDADPTGLVERVAELALDRKAADVISLDLRGISSAADFFLIVTGMSDVHVRAIAEHIVDELRKEGVRPGHIEGVSAGRWVLLDYIDVVVHVFHPSAREFYQLEELWGDAPRREFSGG, from the coding sequence ATGAGCGCCAAGAGGAAAAACGACGCCGATCCGACCGGCCTGGTCGAGCGGGTGGCCGAGTTGGCACTGGACCGCAAGGCGGCGGACGTCATTTCCCTGGACCTCCGGGGAATCTCCAGTGCGGCAGACTTCTTCCTGATCGTTACCGGGATGTCGGACGTCCACGTCCGGGCGATCGCCGAACACATCGTGGACGAGCTCCGGAAGGAAGGCGTCCGTCCCGGGCACATCGAAGGGGTGTCCGCCGGGCGATGGGTCCTTCTCGATTACATTGATGTCGTCGTGCACGTCTTCCATCCCTCCGCACGTGAATTCTACCAGCTCGAAGAGCTGTGGGGGGACGCGCCGCGGCGCGAGTTCTCCGGGGGCTGA
- the rplI gene encoding 50S ribosomal protein L9: protein MKLILKRAVPKLGEPGDVVSVKPGYARNYLLPQGLAYEASEANLQKIEEEQKAAEERDRRGYLEGKRRAALLEGASVSFVARASEEGRLFGSVSAADIVERLNAGDHGFEVERRQLLLEEPIKDIGEHQVTVRLFQDIEVEVKVRVEREED from the coding sequence ATGAAGCTGATTCTGAAGCGCGCGGTGCCCAAGCTCGGGGAGCCGGGAGACGTGGTCTCGGTGAAGCCTGGGTACGCGCGGAACTACCTCCTCCCCCAGGGCCTCGCATACGAGGCTTCGGAGGCGAACCTCCAGAAAATCGAGGAGGAGCAAAAGGCCGCCGAGGAACGGGATCGCCGGGGGTACCTCGAAGGGAAGCGCCGCGCGGCCCTCTTGGAGGGGGCTTCGGTCTCGTTCGTGGCGCGCGCCTCGGAGGAAGGGCGCCTCTTCGGATCGGTGTCCGCGGCAGACATCGTCGAGCGCCTGAACGCCGGGGATCACGGCTTTGAAGTGGAGCGGCGCCAACTGCTCCTCGAGGAGCCGATCAAGGATATCGGGGAACATCAGGTGACGGTGCGCCTTTTCCAGGACATCGAAGTCGAGGTGAAGGTCCGCGTGGAACGGGAAGAGGATTGA
- a CDS encoding DUF2232 domain-containing protein, with the protein MAMARERRWLRPLGLFALAMTLAIGQPFVLVAVAFTILTILSPGGRFGALALAAVGFAVVFAGEPGGGLWYLERGWAILVGGLFAALTLWHPERPFLPRAVLALVGASVAAAALLLAFDGWSVVEGTIVMRLQEGATATVELMGATFGREVAPAVGETIAQTVNIQTVLFPALVGLSSLASLGVAWWLHLRLATGSDRGLAGLREFRFPDPMVWILIAGLALVMVAGWSMGWGRVGTNLLAFMGALYVVRGAAVLLFLSGGLSLGAGLLLAVGLLLAAPVLIGGAVLIGLGDSWLDIRARLRRGEDQETT; encoded by the coding sequence ATGGCGATGGCCCGGGAGCGGCGATGGCTCCGTCCCCTGGGGCTCTTCGCGCTCGCCATGACGCTCGCGATCGGACAGCCGTTCGTCCTCGTCGCGGTCGCGTTTACGATCCTGACGATCCTCTCGCCCGGCGGAAGGTTCGGGGCGCTCGCTCTTGCCGCTGTCGGATTCGCGGTCGTCTTCGCCGGGGAGCCGGGCGGCGGGCTCTGGTACCTGGAGCGGGGGTGGGCGATTCTCGTGGGGGGGCTCTTCGCCGCGCTGACACTCTGGCACCCCGAGCGACCCTTTCTCCCCCGAGCCGTGCTCGCCCTGGTCGGGGCAAGCGTCGCGGCGGCGGCCCTCCTCCTCGCCTTCGACGGGTGGAGCGTCGTGGAAGGAACGATTGTTATGCGGCTCCAAGAGGGGGCGACCGCGACCGTAGAGTTGATGGGCGCCACTTTCGGGAGGGAGGTCGCCCCCGCCGTCGGGGAGACGATCGCGCAAACCGTAAATATCCAGACCGTCCTCTTCCCGGCCTTGGTCGGGCTCAGCTCGCTGGCGTCCCTCGGCGTGGCTTGGTGGCTCCATCTCAGGCTGGCGACCGGCTCGGACCGGGGGCTCGCGGGACTCAGGGAATTCCGTTTCCCGGATCCCATGGTCTGGATTCTCATCGCGGGGCTGGCGCTGGTCATGGTCGCGGGATGGAGCATGGGCTGGGGGCGAGTGGGAACGAATCTCCTCGCATTCATGGGCGCGCTGTATGTGGTGCGGGGGGCCGCCGTCCTCCTCTTCCTTTCGGGAGGGCTTTCTCTGGGAGCCGGGCTCCTGCTGGCGGTAGGGCTTCTTCTCGCCGCACCGGTGCTCATCGGCGGCGCGGTACTGATAGGTCTCGGGGATTCATGGTTGGACATCCGCGCCCGGCTGCGGCGCGGAGAGGACCAGGAAACGACATGA